From Gracilimonas sp.:
TGCGGTAGTAGATAATCATAAAGATGGCTACAATACCCAATCCAAACAGGATGGAGTTTAAACCGGCTTGAATAGATTCAGCACCAAGAGTAGCACCAACGGTACGTTCTTCAAGAATTTCCAAAGGAGCGGGCAGGGCACCTGAAAGCAGGATGTTTACCAAATCCTCGGCTTCGTCCACACCATCTAACCCGGTGATGGACGAACGACCATTGGAAATCTTGGTATTTACATTCGGGTAAGAGAATACAAATCCATCCAGAACAATAGCTACCGGCTTGCCAATGTTAGCACCGGTGATTCGCCCCCATTTACGGGCGCCTTCGCTATTCATAGTCATAGAAACTTCGGGTACGTTGGTAGCCGGGTCAAACTGTACGCTTGCGGCTTCAATTACGTCTCCGGTCAGCTCTACCTGAGTTCTTACACCAATCAGCTGGTAAAGGTCTGAACCGCCTTGTCCTTCAAGAGGATTCGCACTCCACATCATGGTGGTACTTCTTGGCATCATGCGCTGAATATCATCAGTTGTCAAAAGGTCCATGACCCTGGCGGTATCTTCAGGAGTAGCATACCCAACGAGGTATGGACTTTGAGCCGGTACCAACACTTCCTCTAAAGGATTGAATTGGTTTGAAGCGGCTGAATCAGCAGTATCAGCACTTGCGGTGTAGTCGTCGTAATATTCATATACGGAGTTTACAAAACCACGGAACTCCTGGGCATCAGCAGCCAGGCGGAATTCGAGTCGCGCAGTTCCTTTCAGAAGGCTGCGTACACGTTCTTTGTCTTCCACGCCGGGCAGCTCAACAACAATACGGTTGTTACCCTGCTTCACAATAGAAGGCTCGGTTACACCGTAACGGTCAACACGGGTACGAATAATTTCGATGGCCCTGTCGAGAGCGGACTGTCGCTGTGTTTTCAGGAAGGTAGCGATTTCTTCGTTGGTAGAACGACGGGTGATGTCCATTGCATCATTTCGGTAGTACCGGCTGAGACGGGCATCAGGGTCGCGAGATTCGAATTCAGCAACCATTTCGTCGATGAAATCCGTGTCGTTTTCGAGCGATCGTTCAGCAGCTACATCAATCACGTCATTCAGAAGCTGATCGGCATTTTCGCCGGCCAATTCTCTGATCAGCTGTGGCACGCCCACTTCAAGCGTTACGTGCATACCACCCTGAAGGTCAAGACCCAGGGAAAGGGTGTTGGTACGAAGATCTTCCAGCTTTTGCTGGTTTTCTTCCTGGTACTGAGCTCGTTCAGAAGGACTGAGCTCTTCCATATAGTTTTGTTCTAATGACCATACTACTGTTGGGTAGAGGTAATAAATTGTAAGGGCCAGAAAAGCCACGATACAACCGATTTTAAATCCGTTTCCTTGCATGTTATTTATTATTTAGAAGTTTGAAAATTTGGGGTGATACGTGAAGAACAATAAAGTGAGCAAGTTCTTAATGCTATTTACTTTATTGCGTGATCACTTTTCACTTAAAAAGAAATGAAAAAGTTTTTAGAGAAGAGTTGGCTTCTATGGCGCACCAATTGCTGTGCCGCCGGAAAGGGGAGAGATATGAAAGTTGTACTGGCTGACAGACTGCTGCTCAAACTTTTCCCCGGCAGGAGAAAAAGTAAATGCTTGTTGTTCCGCAACCATTTTGCCATAAAAGGCTAATCCATCAACCGGTAAAACTGAATGAGGCTGAGCTTGTTTAATAAGTACAGCGTTGCCCATTCCGGAAGATGAATTCTGATAGGCAGTCCATTCTTTTAGCAGAACACGGAAAACTTCACTTTCGTCTTTGGATTGTGCATCCACGGGAAATTGAAAGTCATCTGCGTGGGCTTTCACCAAAGCCGATGCCTGACGAATCACAGATTCCAGTTCATCAGTGCCGGAGGAAAGTTCTTTGAGCTGATCTACAACCGATGTATTGTCACCGGACTTCAAATTTGATTTCAGCCACGAGGTAAACGCGTCTTGCTCTGCATTATCACTTACCGGTTTCATGAAATAGAAAACCATTCCGGCAAGCAGCAGGCCAACGCTAAACGATCGGGTGATATGTGTTCTGAAAAAGTTCATTCAGACTCAAAATATAATCAACAAATACCCCATTGTGAAAGTAAAAGTTGAAAAGAAATGAAGCTATGCCGGTTGTTTGCTCAATCGCTCAAATTCCTGCTTTAAAAACTGCCCCGTATAAGATTTTTCCACTTCGGCTACCTCTTCAGGAGTTCCGGTTGCGATGATCTCACCGCCTCCGGCTCCACCCTCGGGACCGAGGTCAATAATCCAGTCGGCGGCTTTGATGAGGTCGAGGTTGTGCTCAATCACCATCACCGTATTTCCTTTTTCTACAAGCTGCTGGATTACATTTACGAGCATTCGCACATCCTGGAAGTGAAGTCCGGTTGTGGGTTCGTCCATCACATACAACGTATCACCGGTTCCAACTTTGGAAAGCTCGCGAGCCAGCTTAATGCGTTGAGCCTCCCCGCCCGATAACGTGGTGGAAGATTGGCCAAGGGTAAGATATCCCAGCCCAACATCTACCAGTGTTTCCAGTTTTCGGCTTATAGCCGGTTGGGCATCAAAAAAATCGGCTGCATCTCTGATGGGCATTTTCAATACATCCGAGATGTTTTTGCCTTTATAATAGATTTCGAGGGTTTCCCGGTTGTAGCGTTTTCCATTGCAGGTTTCACAGGTTACATACACGTCGGGCAGGAAGTTCATTTCGATTTTGCGGACACCATCTCCGCCACATTCCTCACATCGTCCGCCTTTCACATTAAAAGAAAAACGCCCCTGGTCATAGCCCCGGATTTTAGATTCGGGCAGCTCGGCAAACAACCGTCGAATGTAGTCAAACACTTTGGTATATGTGCCGGGATTGGAACGAGGTGTACGGCCAATCGGACTCTGATCAATGGAGATGATTTTGTCAACATTGTCGATACCTTCAATGCCATCATAAGTCAGTGGCACGGTTTTCGACTTGTAGAAATAATTGGAAAGAATCGGTACCAGTGTTTGGTTGATCAGTGAACTTTTTCCACTTCCGCTAACACCTGTAACACAAATGAATTTGCCCAGAGGAACTTCCAGATCCTGATTTTTAAGGTTATGTCCGCGGGCATTGGTCACTTTGATAGATTTTTCGTTTCCTTCACGCCTTGTTTCCGGCATTTCAATGACTTCTTCATCGTTCAGGAATTTGGCTGTACTGGATTCGGGATCGAGTTCATCCGGTTTGCCGGCCGTTACAATGTGTCCGCCATTAACCCCGGCTCCCGGACCAAGATCAGCTACAAAATCAGCATGTTCTATGGTTTCCCGGTCGTGTTCTACAACAATCACGCTGTTTCCAAGATCGCGAAGGGTTTCTAATGATTTTATCAGTTTGATGTTGTCGCGCTGGTGAAGACCGATGCTTGGCTCGTCGAGAATATAAAGTACACCCACCAATTGGGTTCCGATTTGTGTTGCAAGCCTGATGCGCTGAGCCTCACCGCCACTCAGAGTTTGTGCTTCCCGGTCAAGGCTGAGGTAACTCAACCCTACATTCAGCAGGAAGTCGAGCCGGTCACGAATTTCTTTTAGCACCTGATTTCCGATAATCTGCTGACGTTCATTCAGGTTAATTCCATACAAGGTATCGCGCAGTTCCTGAATATCTTTTTGCACGAGATCGTGAATGGTATGGCCGTCAATTTTATAGGAAAGAGCTTCTTTGTTGAGCCGGCCGCCATCACATTCCGGACAAGTCACCTTATCCATAAAGGCTTTGGCTTTGTCGCGCTGTTTGTTGGATTTACTATTGTGATACTGATCGATGATGGTATTTCGTAAGCCTTCAAACTTGTGCTTATAGGTCACCGAGTTATCCTTGAAATCGTAGCTGACAGAGAATTTCTTATCTCCGCTGCCATTCATGAGGATATCGATCAGCTCTTCAGGGTAATCCTTGATGGGGGTTTCAAAGTCCAGACCAAAAGAATCGAGAATGGCTTTCAGCTGCTTGAATACAAAAATATCGCGGGGAGCACCCAGGAAACGAATTCCGCCATCGGCAATGCTTTGGTCTTTATTGGGAACGAGTAAATCCCAGCTTACATCATACGTATATCCAAGTCCTTCACATTCTTTACAATTTCCGTAGGGGGAGTTGAAGGAAAACAGGTTCGGAGCGGGATCTTCATAAGCGAGTCCGCTTTCAGGATCGAATAGTTTCTGGGAGAACAGCCGGTCTGTAGTTTCGTCACCTTCTTTGATGGCAAGAATCACATTTCCATCGGCCATTTCCAGCGCCAACCGAATACTGTCAGCAATGCGTTTCTCACTTTTTTCTGAAATCACGAACCGGTCAACCACAATCTCAATATTATGAGTTTTATAACGATCCAGCTTCATGTCATCTTCCAGATCTTTAAACTCACCGTCAATTCGGGCTTGTACAAAACCCTGTTTAATGGTTTGCTCAAATAATTCGCGATAGTGCCCTTTTCTACCACGTACCACCGGGGCCAAACAATATGCTTTGGTTCCTTCCGGCATATCCATCACAGCCTGCACCACCTGGTCGGCCGACTGTTTTTTCATCTCATTCCCGGTTTTGTAAGAATAGGGAATACCAACGCGGGCGTAGAGCAGGCGGAGGAAGTCATAAATTTCAGTGACAGTACCAACGGTAGAGCGTGGATTTCGATTGGTGGTTTTTTGATCGATGGAAATAACGGGAGAGAGGCCGTCAATAAAATCTACGGCAGGGCGTTCCATCATCCCCAAAAACTGGCGGGCATAGGCGGAAAGAGATTCCAAAAACCGTCGCTGGCCTTCAGCATAAATAGTGTCAAAAGCCAGTGATGATTTCCCCGAACCGGAAAGTCCGGTAATCACGACCAACTGATCGCGGGGGATGTCGATGTCAATATTTTTGAGGTTGTGTTCGCGGGCGCCGCGTACTACAATGTTATGTTGCAAAGTCTCTCGTGTTTTTAAAATTCAGAACTTTGAAAAATACAAAACAGAGCCCGGAATTCCTTCATTCCTTTTTTAGAAAGATTTGAATGCAAGGTGAAGACTGATAAGGAAATGGAATTTGATGGGTGAATTTTACTAATTGCGATAAATCAAATGAGCATGGAAGAATAAAACCTATCAGCCACCGAAATCACCCCCGAAAAAGCAGCCAAACGTTTAAAAGAAACGGATAAGGAATTCATTAAACTGTTCGGGCATGGAAGTCTTGAAGTGGAGTATTATAAGCCCGATCAGACAGACAAACAGCAACCGCATGAACAGGATGAAATTTATGTGGTGATATCCGGCTCCGGCTTTTTTGTAAATGGAGATAAAAGATATCCTTTTGAAGCCGGACAGGTATTATTTGTGCCGGCCGGAGAGGTGCACCGGTTTGAAGATTTTACGGAAGACTTTGCCACCTGGGTATTTTTCTACGGTCCTAAAGGAGGAGAAAAGGCGTAGATTATTCGTCGTTATCTTCCCCGGCAGTCCTGATTAGACTATTGTACTCTCTGATAAATAGCCGGTTCGGAAATATACCTTCAGCATCTTCAGATAATTCGGGTTTAATTCTCTTCACAAAATACATCTTCAGGTTGCCGATGTACTTGGTTTCAATTTCTCCGCGCGATTCACACTCAAAGAAATCTTTAACCCGCTCGTAAGTAGATTCAGAGATATTGATGGAGTTTTCTCTGGAATGTTCTTCCAATCGGGATGCCACATTTACGGTTTCTCCCCAGATGTCGTAAGCAAAGCGGGTCTTTCCAATCACCCCAACTACTACTTTTCCGGTGTGAATACCAATGCGTACCGGGAGGTATGGAGTGCCCGATTGATTTTTATCTCCAAAGGATTGAACAAAATCCCTGATTTTAAGAGCTGTAAGGATGGTATCGATGGGGTGCGACTGGTTACGCTCAGGGATTCCCCCAGCAGCCATGTAGCTGTCGCCAATGGTTTTTATCTTAATCAGATTGTGTTGCCGGGTGTATTCGTCAAACCGGTCGAAGTAAAACGAAAGGCTTTCGATGAGTTTTTCCGGGCTGAGTTCGGGGACTACCTTTGTAAATCCTTCAAAGTCCGTAAACATGATGGTGGTATCATGGTACCGCTCGGGGGTTACGGTTCCATAAGCCAGCAGGTTCTCCGCAATCTTTTCCGGGAAAATGTTATGGATCAGTTCCTCATGTTCATTTTTGGTAAGCTCAAGCTCTTTATTGGCGGCGTTTAACCCGCTTTGCATTCTGCTCAGCTGATTATTTTGAGCAAGGGTATTCTTATAAGTGGAAATCAACAGATTAACCAGGTACGAATAATCGGCTTTGATCTCATACTCTTTGCCCTCAATTTCCACTTTTACCGTATCATCTTCCTTTACCGGAGGAGGGGGATTCAGCATCAACTCATCGATCTTACTGTAAAGGGTTTCGTCATCAAATGGCTTGGTGAGGTAATTATCTGCACCGGCTTCAATTCCCTTCATAATGTGTTCGGTGGTCACCATAGAAGTAACCAGAATAATCGGGATTTTATTAAGCCGGGTATCTTTCTTGATATGCTCACAAAGTTCGAACCCATCCATAATCGGCATATCTACATCACTGAGGATGAGATCCGGATATTCTGTTCGGGTTAATTCGAGGGCATCTTCGCCATTCTGAGCGGTTAACACCTCGTACCCTTTTTGAATTAATTTATGCCTCGTAAGTGTTACTAATGCCGGATGGTCGTCAACCACCAAAATCCGCAATTTCGTTTCTAACATAATCTGTCTTTAAGAATTCGCTGGTAATATATTTGATTAGGCAAAACAATGTGTGTGAGAATTTTTTAAGCATTAACCCCAAAAAACCGATAGTTTACCTGTTCATTCAACAAAAATTGTACGCATGCAAGAAGTAGCACATAAAAATTGGTCGCCAACATCGTGGAAAGATAAACCGGTAAAGCAACTGCCGGAATATCCCGATCAGGAGCGACTGGATAAAAGTTTTGAAACCCTAAAATCTCTGCCACCGCTTGTCACTTCATGGGAAATTGAAGCCCTGAAGGATAAGCTGGCCAATGTTGCGGCAGGAAAAGCATTTCTTTTACAGGGTGGAGACTGTGCCGAGAGTTTTGACGCTACAAAAGCACCCAAAATTGTGAACATGGTGAAGGTGCTGCTGCAAACCAGCTTCATTCTGATTCACGAGATGGGCGTACCCGTGTTGAGAGTTGGCCGGATTGCCGGGCAGTATGCCAAGCCACGCTCCAATGATTTTGAAATGGTGAATGGGGAAGAGATTCATAATTACCGCGGAGATCTTATCAATGGCTATGAGTCTGAGTCCGGAATTCGCATGCCCGATCCACAGCGACTGTTGGAAGGCTATCACAAAGCCGGTTTAACGCTGAATTTCTTGCGAGCTTTGGCAGATGAAGGTTTTGCCGATTTGCATCATCCCGAACAATGGGAACTCGATTTTATGCAGAACAACGAATATTACGCCGAATACGAGGATATGGTGAACTCCATAACCAAAGCCGTGCGTTTTGTTGAGTCTATTGCACCGGATACGTTCTCAACACTACAAAAAGTAGACTTCTATACTTCACACGAAGCGCTGAACTTGTATTACGATTCAGCCCAAACCCGACCTGTTCCGCGTAAAAAAGGATATTTTAACCTGAGTGCACATATGGTGTGGCTGGGTAATCGAACCCGTGACCTGGACGGGGCACATGTTGAGTACTTTAAGGGGATCAATAATCCGGTGGGCATTAAATTAGGGCCTCCTTATGAAATTGATGAAACGATGAAGCTGATAGAAACGCTGAATCCTAATCATGAGGCAGGTAAAATTGTGCTCATCACCCGTTTCGGAAAAGACATCGTTGAAAAGGAACTACCTAAACTGATACAAGCCGTTCGTCGGGAAGGATTCCCGGTTGTTTGGAGTTCAGACCCCATGCACGGAAATACATTCAGCACCGATGGCGGCATTAAGACCCGAAACTTTGATGATATATTAAGTGAAGTTCAGTCATCATTTGCTATACATCGGTCGGAGGGGAGTTACCTCGGCGGTGTTCACCTTGAGCTTACCGGTGATAATGTGACCGAATGTGTGGGTGGCGCCAAAGGCTTGGGTGAAAAAGAACTTCAGCATAATTATGAGACTTTCTGTGATCCGCGACTCAATTACGAACAGAGCCTCGAAATGGCCTTTCTCGTAGCCCGCGAGTGGAAGAAGAGTTATTCTTAGAGGTGTTAGGGGATAGGGATTAGGGATTAGGGATTAGGTGTTAGGTGTTAGTTAGTCACTCAGCGTAAGCGAAGAATCTTAGCTTTATTTAGATACCAAGTATTAAGGGCAAAGATCTTTCGCTTCCGCTCAAGATGACCCTAACACCTAACACCTAATCCCTAAAACCTAAGCTCCCCCTCTGTCAATTTTGTCTGGAGTCTGTCATAGTTGAAACGGCTTCACTGTCAACCTTTCTATTTTATAGATTCTGTCTGAAATTTCATCAGTATCGTTTGCCCGTCTGTCAGCATATCCCTTTGCTGATTCTGTTGGCATATGCCTTGCATTAGTTGAAATGAATTAATGAAAAAACGAAAACTTAAATGCGAGGTTAATTATGGCACTTGTTAATTACACCCGACCCAATGTTGATCTTCACTCAAAAAGATTCAGCGATATCTTAGATGAGTTTTTCAATGAATCACTGAATTACAGAAACGATTCGTTCATGCCTTCAGTAGATATTTCTGAAACTGAAAATCAGTTCGATGTTTCAGTTTCGCTACCCGGTATGAATAAAGAAGATATTAACGTTGATCTCGACAACGGACACCTTACAATAAGCGGTGAGCGTAAACTCGAGAGCGAAGGAAGCGGTAAAAACTTTCACAGGGTAGAATCAAGTTATGGCTCATTCAGCCGTTCTTTCCAGCTACCCGACAGTATTGATGAAGAA
This genomic window contains:
- the secD gene encoding protein translocase subunit SecD is translated as MQGNGFKIGCIVAFLALTIYYLYPTVVWSLEQNYMEELSPSERAQYQEENQQKLEDLRTNTLSLGLDLQGGMHVTLEVGVPQLIRELAGENADQLLNDVIDVAAERSLENDTDFIDEMVAEFESRDPDARLSRYYRNDAMDITRRSTNEEIATFLKTQRQSALDRAIEIIRTRVDRYGVTEPSIVKQGNNRIVVELPGVEDKERVRSLLKGTARLEFRLAADAQEFRGFVNSVYEYYDDYTASADTADSAASNQFNPLEEVLVPAQSPYLVGYATPEDTARVMDLLTTDDIQRMMPRSTTMMWSANPLEGQGGSDLYQLIGVRTQVELTGDVIEAASVQFDPATNVPEVSMTMNSEGARKWGRITGANIGKPVAIVLDGFVFSYPNVNTKISNGRSSITGLDGVDEAEDLVNILLSGALPAPLEILEERTVGATLGAESIQAGLNSILFGLGIVAIFMIIYYRTGGGIADLALLLNIIFILGILAAFKATLTLPGIAGIVLTIGMAVDANVLIFDRIREEQRTGKTLKASIEAGYANAMSAIVDANVTTFFVAIILFSFGVGPIKGFAVTLMAGIVASLFSAIVITRVVVDYLTQAKKSAVSFG
- the uvrA gene encoding excinuclease ABC subunit UvrA, producing MQHNIVVRGAREHNLKNIDIDIPRDQLVVITGLSGSGKSSLAFDTIYAEGQRRFLESLSAYARQFLGMMERPAVDFIDGLSPVISIDQKTTNRNPRSTVGTVTEIYDFLRLLYARVGIPYSYKTGNEMKKQSADQVVQAVMDMPEGTKAYCLAPVVRGRKGHYRELFEQTIKQGFVQARIDGEFKDLEDDMKLDRYKTHNIEIVVDRFVISEKSEKRIADSIRLALEMADGNVILAIKEGDETTDRLFSQKLFDPESGLAYEDPAPNLFSFNSPYGNCKECEGLGYTYDVSWDLLVPNKDQSIADGGIRFLGAPRDIFVFKQLKAILDSFGLDFETPIKDYPEELIDILMNGSGDKKFSVSYDFKDNSVTYKHKFEGLRNTIIDQYHNSKSNKQRDKAKAFMDKVTCPECDGGRLNKEALSYKIDGHTIHDLVQKDIQELRDTLYGINLNERQQIIGNQVLKEIRDRLDFLLNVGLSYLSLDREAQTLSGGEAQRIRLATQIGTQLVGVLYILDEPSIGLHQRDNIKLIKSLETLRDLGNSVIVVEHDRETIEHADFVADLGPGAGVNGGHIVTAGKPDELDPESSTAKFLNDEEVIEMPETRREGNEKSIKVTNARGHNLKNQDLEVPLGKFICVTGVSGSGKSSLINQTLVPILSNYFYKSKTVPLTYDGIEGIDNVDKIISIDQSPIGRTPRSNPGTYTKVFDYIRRLFAELPESKIRGYDQGRFSFNVKGGRCEECGGDGVRKIEMNFLPDVYVTCETCNGKRYNRETLEIYYKGKNISDVLKMPIRDAADFFDAQPAISRKLETLVDVGLGYLTLGQSSTTLSGGEAQRIKLARELSKVGTGDTLYVMDEPTTGLHFQDVRMLVNVIQQLVEKGNTVMVIEHNLDLIKAADWIIDLGPEGGAGGGEIIATGTPEEVAEVEKSYTGQFLKQEFERLSKQPA
- a CDS encoding cupin domain-containing protein — translated: MEYYKPDQTDKQQPHEQDEIYVVISGSGFFVNGDKRYPFEAGQVLFVPAGEVHRFEDFTEDFATWVFFYGPKGGEKA
- a CDS encoding adenylate/guanylate cyclase domain-containing protein → MLETKLRILVVDDHPALVTLTRHKLIQKGYEVLTAQNGEDALELTRTEYPDLILSDVDMPIMDGFELCEHIKKDTRLNKIPIILVTSMVTTEHIMKGIEAGADNYLTKPFDDETLYSKIDELMLNPPPPVKEDDTVKVEIEGKEYEIKADYSYLVNLLISTYKNTLAQNNQLSRMQSGLNAANKELELTKNEHEELIHNIFPEKIAENLLAYGTVTPERYHDTTIMFTDFEGFTKVVPELSPEKLIESLSFYFDRFDEYTRQHNLIKIKTIGDSYMAAGGIPERNQSHPIDTILTALKIRDFVQSFGDKNQSGTPYLPVRIGIHTGKVVVGVIGKTRFAYDIWGETVNVASRLEEHSRENSINISESTYERVKDFFECESRGEIETKYIGNLKMYFVKRIKPELSEDAEGIFPNRLFIREYNSLIRTAGEDNDE
- a CDS encoding class II 3-deoxy-7-phosphoheptulonate synthase yields the protein MQEVAHKNWSPTSWKDKPVKQLPEYPDQERLDKSFETLKSLPPLVTSWEIEALKDKLANVAAGKAFLLQGGDCAESFDATKAPKIVNMVKVLLQTSFILIHEMGVPVLRVGRIAGQYAKPRSNDFEMVNGEEIHNYRGDLINGYESESGIRMPDPQRLLEGYHKAGLTLNFLRALADEGFADLHHPEQWELDFMQNNEYYAEYEDMVNSITKAVRFVESIAPDTFSTLQKVDFYTSHEALNLYYDSAQTRPVPRKKGYFNLSAHMVWLGNRTRDLDGAHVEYFKGINNPVGIKLGPPYEIDETMKLIETLNPNHEAGKIVLITRFGKDIVEKELPKLIQAVRREGFPVVWSSDPMHGNTFSTDGGIKTRNFDDILSEVQSSFAIHRSEGSYLGGVHLELTGDNVTECVGGAKGLGEKELQHNYETFCDPRLNYEQSLEMAFLVAREWKKSYS
- a CDS encoding Hsp20/alpha crystallin family protein, translated to MALVNYTRPNVDLHSKRFSDILDEFFNESLNYRNDSFMPSVDISETENQFDVSVSLPGMNKEDINVDLDNGHLTISGERKLESEGSGKNFHRVESSYGSFSRSFQLPDSIDEESITAKYENGILNITIAKSEEKVKKKIEIS